From Rutidosis leptorrhynchoides isolate AG116_Rl617_1_P2 chromosome 3, CSIRO_AGI_Rlap_v1, whole genome shotgun sequence, a single genomic window includes:
- the LOC139899756 gene encoding uncharacterized protein — translation MENVNPIKPTKHPFSNYIVDEDDVPDSDDEYEDEYVDQTQTYDHPIKYNPQPDDIFWNMPPLLSNTQLEMKPRSMTIYETSDLVKLNQTFENNEDFLMQLRTKYVTEGFQIKPKYSDKSRYTATCISPNCSWQITARCIARCIQDSNNFQVRKLNDLHTCSNNQILPNNKHATKKVLGNILKETRSFVNYARPVIIVDGAHLKSRYLGTNLIDVAMDANNGILPLAYGIGAGETTDHWTWFFGNLRDSLQSSGCCIVNLTIISDRAPAIAAGISNVFPEVFHALCARHLLGNLKSVSKRVKSYEWHYWKMCKAYRKSDFDHHYGILARRIPDSARTLTTVGLNRWSRHHTDRVRYAYLTSNSAESMNALSVHARKLPITMLLEFFRASVQQWFWEHRNTADGLTTPVTPYAEHKLGKRNRKYIS, via the exons ATGGAAAATGTGAATCCAATCAAACCAACAAAACACCCTTTTTCTAACTACATAGTTGATGAGGATGATGTTCCTGATAGTGATGATGAATACGAAGATGAATACGTCGACCAAACACAAACTTATGACCATCCAATTAAGTATAATCCCCAACCAGATGATATATTTTGGAACATGCCACCGTTACTGTCGAACACCCAACTCGAAATGAAACCTAGATCAATGACAATATATGAAACCTCAGATCTAGTTAAATTGAATCAGACTTTCGAAAACAATGAAGATTTTCTTATGCAATTACGTACAAAGTATGTTACTGAAGGGTTCCAGATAAAACCAAAGTACTCAGACAAGTCAAGGTATACAGCTACATGCATATCACCAAATTGTTCATGGCAAATTACTGCTAGGTGTATTGCTAGGTGTATACAAGATAGCAACAACTTTCAAGTACGGAAGTTGAATGATCTACACACGTGCTCAAATAACCAAATTCTTCCGAACAATAAGCATGCCACCAAGAAGGTCCTAGGGAATATACTGAAAGAG acacgttcGTTTGTTAACTATGCACGACCAGTAATCATAGTCGATGGGGCTCATTTAAAAAGTCGTTACTTGGGGACTAACTTGATTGATGTCGCTATGGATGCTAACAATGGAATCCTTCCATTAGCCTACGGTATTGGAGCAGGAGAGACCACCGATCATTGGACATGGTTTTTTGGTAATCTAAGAGACTCTCTACAGTCTTCGGGGTGTTGTATTGTTAATCTTACCATTATATCTGACAGGGCACCTGCAATAGCTGCTGGCATATCAAAtgtatttccagaagtatttcatgCACTATGTGCTAGACATTTGTTGGGAAACCTCAAAAGTGTGTCTAAAAGGGTTAAAAGTTACGAGTGGCACTACTGGAAAATGTGCAAAGCGTATAGAAAATCTGATTTTGATCACCACTATGGTATACTAGCACGACGTATCCCAGACAGTGCACGTACACTCACTACTGTTGGCCTCAACAGATGGTCTAGACATCATACAGATCGTGTTCGGTATGCTTACCTAACTTCTAATAGTGCAGAGTCAATGAACGCACTGTCAGTTCATGCGAGGAAACTCCCGATTACAATGCTTCTTGAATTCTTTAGAGCTTCAGTTCAACAATGGTTTTGGGAACACCGAAACACTGCTGATGGTTTAACAACACCTGTCACACCATATGCAGAGCATAAGCTTGGTAAAAGAAATCGTAAGTATATTAGTTGA